From one Cyanobacterium stanieri PCC 7202 genomic stretch:
- a CDS encoding Cell wall assembly/cell proliferation coordinating protein, KNR4 (InterPro IPR018958~KEGG: ava:Ava_4867 heat repeat-containing PBS lyase~PFAM: Cell wall assembly/cell proliferation coordinating protein, KNR4-like~SPTR: Putative uncharacterized protein) translates to MSNEIIEIITAILKYTNQNNQLTDSFQPRLTLIEIDNQLKHFPFKIPDEAKQLYQWHNGTNLTVEEPLFYYHYFLSIEESLKVYHQWQNFNQQDFYIYPENIFPLFTFEGEYYAIECSLEQQKTGKIWHIYHDNICVYNSLYSMLKSFLECYEKEAYKMMLVDHYWETEVNEKQVAEIKLKYNPIRQNMVTELAKTGQYFEYP, encoded by the coding sequence ATGAGTAATGAAATCATCGAAATTATCACAGCAATTTTAAAATACACTAATCAAAACAATCAATTAACTGATAGTTTCCAGCCCAGATTAACTCTTATAGAAATTGACAATCAACTAAAACATTTTCCTTTTAAAATACCTGATGAAGCAAAACAATTATATCAATGGCATAATGGCACAAATCTGACAGTGGAAGAACCATTATTTTATTACCATTATTTTTTAAGTATAGAAGAATCCCTAAAAGTTTATCATCAATGGCAAAATTTTAATCAACAAGATTTTTATATTTATCCAGAAAACATTTTTCCACTTTTTACTTTTGAGGGAGAATATTACGCCATAGAGTGTTCTTTAGAGCAACAAAAAACAGGGAAAATATGGCATATATATCATGACAATATTTGTGTTTATAATAGTCTTTATTCCATGCTTAAAAGTTTCTTAGAATGTTATGAAAAAGAAGCCTATAAAATGATGTTAGTTGATCATTATTGGGAGACAGAAGTAAATGAAAAACAAGTAGCAGAAATCAAATTAAAATATAATCCCATTAGACAAAATATGGTGACAGAATTGGCAAAAACAGGTCAATATTTTGAATATCCTTAA
- a CDS encoding Anti-sigma K factor RskA (PFAM: Anti-sigma-K factor rskA~InterPro IPR018764~KEGG: gvi:glr1159 hypothetical protein~PFAM: Anti-sigma K factor RskA~SPTR: Putative uncharacterized protein), which yields MMKDFKEEEIRELLASYVLGDSTPEETSTVHQLLQSKPELQQEIESLQKTLALYPLALPEVELPKTLGDRILAQAKQESQVIPETKTIVKHRRLPIIFSTISAMLIVVLGGYSYGLQRQVARMDRELQEYQSAIALLRQANNNLVSLTGTELNPQSSGSVLVNTQADKIMVTTQNLSPIDDNQVYRIWGVVDGKVIYCGEFRPDREGNSLINLPLDPDILDSSGVIITLEDADSDLSPQGETVMVSYL from the coding sequence ATGATGAAAGATTTTAAAGAAGAAGAAATCAGGGAACTTTTAGCCAGTTATGTGTTGGGAGATTCTACCCCCGAAGAGACATCCACGGTGCATCAGTTATTGCAATCTAAACCTGAGTTACAACAGGAAATTGAAAGCCTACAAAAAACCCTAGCCCTTTATCCCCTAGCTTTACCAGAGGTGGAGTTACCTAAAACACTGGGCGATCGCATCTTAGCCCAAGCAAAACAAGAAAGTCAAGTAATTCCAGAAACTAAAACCATAGTTAAACATCGCCGTTTACCTATCATTTTCAGCACTATTAGCGCCATGTTGATAGTCGTTTTAGGAGGTTATAGTTATGGTTTGCAAAGACAAGTTGCCCGAATGGATAGGGAATTACAAGAATATCAAAGTGCGATCGCGCTTTTACGCCAAGCAAATAATAATCTAGTATCCCTCACAGGCACAGAATTAAATCCTCAATCATCAGGCAGTGTACTGGTAAACACTCAAGCCGATAAAATAATGGTAACAACTCAAAACCTATCACCCATTGACGACAATCAAGTCTATAGAATATGGGGAGTTGTCGATGGAAAGGTAATTTACTGTGGAGAATTTAGACCAGATAGAGAAGGTAACAGTTTAATTAATTTACCCTTAGATCCAGATATACTAGACTCTTCAGGAGTTATTATAACCCTAGAAGATGCCGACAGTGACTTATCCCCTCAAGGAGAAACCGTCATGGTTAGTTATTTGTAA
- a CDS encoding SNARE associated Golgi family protein (PFAM: SNARE associated Golgi protein~COGs: COG0398 conserved hypothetical protein~InterPro IPR015414~KEGG: ava:Ava_2775 hypothetical protein~PFAM: SNARE associated Golgi protein~SPTR: Putative uncharacterized protein): MKRENQFPKIRWLVIFGLSLLALITIHYFNITPLWNQMLTGIKEMGFWGFILFIAIYNIATLLFIPGSLLTMKGGCLYGIIWGTVYVSIAAILGAIFAFLLGRYFCRNWVLKKLNQYPKIKAIEKAIAQEGWKIVFLMRLSPLFPFNLLNYLLGVTDISFRDYFIGSLGIFPGVFAYVYLGSLAVDLTSVDQSYYSGNENNHIMSLILRIVGLLATILLTIYLNKLARKALKNNLENGEKNHVTINEKC, translated from the coding sequence TTGAAGCGTGAGAATCAATTTCCTAAAATTAGGTGGTTAGTAATTTTTGGGTTGAGTTTACTTGCCCTAATAACAATTCATTATTTTAATATTACCCCATTATGGAATCAAATGTTAACGGGGATTAAGGAAATGGGTTTTTGGGGTTTTATCCTCTTTATTGCCATCTATAATATAGCAACTCTCTTATTCATTCCAGGTTCATTATTAACCATGAAAGGAGGTTGTTTATACGGGATAATTTGGGGAACAGTTTATGTATCTATTGCCGCTATTTTAGGAGCTATTTTTGCTTTTTTATTAGGACGTTATTTTTGTCGTAATTGGGTACTAAAAAAGCTGAATCAATATCCAAAAATTAAGGCGATCGAGAAAGCTATTGCTCAAGAAGGCTGGAAAATAGTATTTTTGATGCGTTTATCTCCCCTATTTCCCTTTAATTTACTTAACTACCTCTTAGGAGTAACCGATATTTCATTCCGAGACTATTTTATCGGTTCTTTAGGAATATTTCCCGGAGTTTTTGCCTATGTGTATCTTGGTTCTTTGGCGGTGGATTTAACCAGTGTGGATCAATCTTATTATTCAGGAAATGAGAATAATCATATTATGTCCTTAATTTTAAGAATAGTTGGATTATTAGCTACCATTTTACTCACCATATATCTTAACAAATTAGCTAGAAAAGCCCTCAAAAACAACCTTGAAAATGGAGAAAAAAATCATGTCACCATTAACGAAAAGTGTTAA
- a CDS encoding SNARE associated Golgi family protein (PFAM: SNARE associated Golgi protein~COGs: COG0398 conserved hypothetical protein~InterPro IPR015414~KEGG: ana:alr2207 hypothetical protein~PFAM: SNARE associated Golgi protein~SPTR: Alr2207 protein), translating to MSPLTKSVKTVTSKISKLSQLIMLSFSTLILTLFIHINPVFAQEAGGAFNPQQWLLDALQWIDSLGGLGAIAFILLYIIATVAFLPGSILTLGGGVVFGVVLGSIYVFLGATIGATLAFLVGRYIARDWVAGKIQGNQKFAAIDDAVGREGLKIVLLTRLSPVFPFNLLNYAYGVTGVSLKDYFIGSVGMIPGTIMYVYIGSLAGNIATIGADTPSNPTVEWAIRIIGFIATVAVTVYVTKIARKALDNQVLETTE from the coding sequence ATGTCACCATTAACGAAAAGTGTTAAGACAGTAACAAGTAAAATATCTAAATTATCTCAGCTAATTATGTTAAGTTTTTCTACCCTGATTTTGACCCTATTTATTCATATTAATCCTGTATTTGCCCAAGAAGCAGGGGGCGCTTTTAATCCTCAGCAATGGTTACTCGATGCTTTACAGTGGATTGATAGTTTGGGGGGATTAGGGGCGATCGCCTTTATCCTATTATATATAATAGCTACCGTAGCCTTTTTACCAGGTTCCATTCTCACCCTTGGGGGGGGAGTCGTGTTCGGAGTTGTTTTAGGCTCAATATACGTCTTTTTGGGGGCAACCATCGGCGCCACCCTTGCTTTTTTAGTTGGTAGATATATCGCCCGAGATTGGGTAGCAGGGAAAATTCAAGGCAACCAAAAATTTGCAGCCATTGATGATGCAGTAGGGCGAGAAGGCTTAAAAATAGTGCTACTAACCCGTTTATCCCCCGTTTTCCCCTTCAATCTTCTTAACTACGCCTACGGAGTCACAGGGGTATCTCTCAAAGATTATTTTATCGGTTCGGTAGGCATGATACCCGGCACCATTATGTATGTCTATATCGGCTCATTAGCTGGAAATATCGCCACCATCGGCGCCGACACCCCCAGTAATCCTACCGTAGAATGGGCTATCAGAATTATCGGTTTCATTGCCACCGTTGCTGTCACCGTCTATGTCACAAAAATAGCCAGAAAAGCCCTTGATAATCAAGTATTAGAAACCACGGAATAA
- a CDS encoding protein of unknown function DUF1555 (PFAM: PEP-CTERM motif~TIGRFAM: PEP-CTERM protein sorting domain~InterPro IPR011449~KEGG: cyt:cce_1347 hypothetical protein~PFAM: protein of unknown function DUF1555~SPTR: Putative uncharacterized protein), with protein MVLVDLIERSGGGKQNLSKVVLTASALTFSFLVATPAQAATFFDGTFNDADWTRIVNITPSPSGSSGETATQSLSGGNPDAFRSMTHTLTGGTAVNVFHFNNNAIYNPALGAIVSIDYSADVRGLTPSAGTFGDGFAILQDGRIFRTGTTGVSTGSPWQTKSLLGLTDGNFFALDGGSGPDFSITGSLIQFGYERNNANFSPSPTARTITHGIDNWSVRLNLATVPVPEPSKTPEPSTIISLGLLGFGALWQRKLALKPKINAKS; from the coding sequence ATGGTATTAGTAGATCTTATTGAGAGATCGGGGGGGGGTAAGCAAAACTTATCAAAGGTAGTTCTTACCGCCTCTGCTCTTACTTTTAGTTTTTTGGTGGCAACACCCGCTCAAGCAGCAACTTTTTTTGATGGAACATTCAATGATGCAGATTGGACAAGGATTGTTAACATAACACCCAGTCCATCTGGCTCGTCCGGAGAAACGGCAACTCAAAGTCTTTCTGGAGGTAATCCCGATGCCTTTCGTTCCATGACTCATACTTTGACAGGTGGCACGGCTGTTAATGTATTTCATTTTAATAATAATGCTATCTATAATCCTGCGTTAGGAGCTATCGTTTCTATTGATTATTCTGCCGATGTGAGAGGATTAACCCCCAGTGCGGGGACTTTTGGGGATGGATTTGCTATTCTACAAGATGGAAGAATATTTAGAACTGGAACAACAGGCGTATCAACTGGTTCACCTTGGCAAACTAAATCACTTCTTGGTCTTACCGATGGCAATTTTTTTGCATTGGATGGGGGTTCTGGACCTGATTTTTCTATCACTGGTTCTCTGATTCAGTTTGGGTATGAGCGGAACAATGCAAATTTCAGTCCCTCTCCGACAGCACGAACAATTACTCATGGGATAGACAACTGGAGTGTTAGACTTAACCTTGCGACTGTACCAGTACCTGAACCTAGCAAGACACCTGAACCTAGCACTATTATTAGTTTAGGGTTATTGGGATTTGGTGCTTTGTGGCAAAGAAAACTAGCTCTAAAACCCAAAATTAATGCCAAAAGTTAA
- a CDS encoding RNA polymerase, sigma-24 subunit, ECF subfamily (PFAM: Sigma-70, region 4; Sigma-70 region 2~TIGRFAM: RNA polymerase sigma factor, sigma-70 family~COGs: COG1595 DNA-directed RNA polymerase specialized sigma subunit sigma24 homolog~InterPro IPR007627:IPR013249:IPR014284~KEGG: gvi:glr1158 RNA polymerase sigma factor~PFAM: sigma-70 region 2 domain protein; Sigma-70 region 4 type 2~SPTR: Putative uncharacterized protein;~TIGRFAM: RNA polymerase sigma factor, sigma-70 family): MLSNRTDAELFEQLRSGNISALGIFYERYGEVVYRVALRMLGNTQEAEDLTQEIFLYISKKGNYDESRGSMLVFLVTMTRSRAIDRHRQKSSYRKRILKWFNNSPSQEYGGLMDKVALKEVSHKVRNAIARLPMQHQRVLEMAYFDGLSQSEIAEKLNMPLGTVKTYKRKGLLKLRELLQELVN; the protein is encoded by the coding sequence ATGCTGTCAAATCGGACAGATGCAGAACTTTTTGAACAGTTGCGCTCGGGCAATATTTCCGCTTTGGGAATTTTCTATGAGCGTTATGGTGAAGTTGTCTATCGGGTAGCGTTGCGTATGTTGGGTAATACTCAGGAAGCGGAGGATTTAACCCAAGAGATTTTCCTTTATATTTCTAAAAAGGGTAATTATGATGAAAGTCGAGGCTCAATGCTGGTGTTTTTGGTAACGATGACTCGCTCACGAGCGATTGATAGACACAGGCAAAAAAGTTCTTATCGTAAAAGGATTCTCAAATGGTTTAATAATTCTCCTTCTCAGGAATATGGTGGTTTGATGGATAAAGTTGCCCTAAAGGAAGTGTCACACAAGGTTAGAAATGCGATCGCCCGTTTACCTATGCAACATCAACGGGTGTTGGAAATGGCGTATTTTGACGGCTTGAGTCAATCGGAAATTGCTGAAAAATTAAATATGCCCCTTGGCACGGTAAAAACCTATAAACGCAAAGGATTATTGAAGTTGAGAGAGTTATTACAGGAGTTAGTAAATTAA
- a CDS encoding hypothetical protein (KEGG: cyt:cce_3211 hypothetical protein~SPTR: Putative uncharacterized protein), which yields MITTTTKRLTLAEFLELSETKPASEFVDGKIEQKPMPQGEHSRIQIKLCTAINAVHHGKSALTIFKN from the coding sequence ATGATTACTACCACGACGAAAAGGTTAACTTTAGCAGAATTTTTAGAGTTATCAGAAACTAAACCTGCTTCTGAATTTGTTGATGGAAAAATAGAACAAAAACCAATGCCCCAAGGAGAACATAGTCGTATTCAAATTAAACTTTGTACAGCTATAAATGCAGTTCACCATGGTAAGTCAGCATTGACTATATTTAAAAATTAA
- a CDS encoding hypothetical protein (KEGG: cyh:Cyan8802_3863 hypothetical protein~SPTR: Putative uncharacterized protein), with protein MNNTKTETKLIRQGEYIAEIDVTPIYSEKHCSSYISLEEAEKLDKLRLALQNNDLKTASQLAHIYRLTPVTLTA; from the coding sequence GTGAATAACACAAAAACTGAAACAAAACTTATCCGTCAAGGTGAATACATCGCTGAAATTGATGTCACTCCTATTTATAGTGAAAAACATTGTTCTTCTTATATATCTCTTGAAGAAGCAGAAAAACTAGATAAATTGCGTTTAGCCTTACAAAATAATGATCTAAAAACGGCGAGTCAACTTGCCCATATTTACCGATTAACCCCCGTAACCCTAACGGCATAA
- a CDS encoding FAD-dependent pyridine nucleotide-disulfide oxidoreductase (PFAM: Pyridine nucleotide-disulphide oxidoreductase; Pyridine nucleotide-disulphide oxidoreductase, dimerisation domain~COGs: COG1249 Pyruvate/2-oxoglutarate dehydrogenase complex dihydrolipoamide dehydrogenase (E3)~InterProIPR018062:IPR012999:IPR013027:IPR004099:IPR 000815~KEGG: mar:MAE_22610 mercuric reductase~PFAM: FAD-dependent pyridine nucleotide-disulphide oxidoreductase; pyridine nucleotide-disulphide oxidoreductase dimerisation region~SPTR: Mercuric reductase), producing the protein MNIQQSINIPPMDEHNQQLISYVHPPDWQNPRPQEKYDLVVIGAGTAGLVVAAGAAGLDLGLKVALVERHLMGGDCLNFGCVPSKAVIRSAKVIGEMLKAPDLGVNVDGVTVDFATVMGRMRKLRAGISHHDSATRFKNLGIDVFLGEARFLRGSAIEVDGQKLSYKKAVIATGARAVTPNIEGIDEVGFFTNETIFSLTELPPRLAVIGGGPIGCELAQTFHRLGSKVSLIHKYPHLLNKEDEEAAKIIEDTLIREKVNLILSAQPIRVENTEEGKKIYYRSDRGEDSVIVDEILMGAGRAPNVEGLNLEAVGVEYDNRRGVVVNDFLQTTNPKIFAAGDICSKFKFTHTADAMARIVIKNTLFSPFGLGKSKFSDLVIPWVTFTDPEIAHVGMSEQDLHHKGIEYNVIKVSFNGVDRAIVDGEEEGFVKIIHSKGSDKILGATIVASHAGEMISEITAAMVNGVGLNGLSSVIHSYPTQADAIKKAADAYRRTLLTPTSKKILGILTKLS; encoded by the coding sequence ATGAATATACAGCAATCCATCAACATCCCTCCCATGGATGAACATAACCAACAATTAATATCCTATGTACACCCCCCAGATTGGCAAAATCCCCGCCCTCAAGAGAAATATGATCTAGTGGTTATTGGGGCAGGTACAGCGGGGTTAGTGGTGGCGGCAGGGGCGGCAGGATTAGATTTAGGTCTAAAGGTTGCCCTCGTGGAAAGACATCTGATGGGGGGAGACTGTCTCAATTTTGGTTGTGTACCTTCTAAGGCGGTAATTCGTTCGGCGAAGGTGATTGGGGAGATGCTTAAAGCCCCTGATTTGGGGGTAAATGTGGATGGTGTTACCGTTGATTTTGCCACAGTAATGGGGAGGATGCGCAAATTGAGGGCGGGAATTAGTCATCATGATTCTGCTACTCGGTTTAAAAATTTGGGCATTGATGTTTTTTTGGGAGAGGCTCGTTTTTTACGGGGTAGTGCTATAGAAGTGGATGGACAAAAATTAAGCTACAAAAAAGCGGTAATTGCTACGGGGGCAAGGGCGGTTACTCCCAACATAGAAGGCATTGACGAGGTAGGTTTTTTTACCAATGAAACAATTTTCTCGTTAACGGAATTACCCCCTCGGTTGGCAGTAATAGGAGGAGGGCCTATTGGTTGCGAGTTAGCCCAAACTTTCCATCGGTTGGGTTCAAAAGTGAGCTTAATCCATAAGTATCCCCATCTTTTGAATAAGGAGGATGAGGAAGCGGCGAAAATTATTGAAGATACTTTGATTAGGGAGAAAGTTAATTTAATTTTATCGGCTCAACCCATCAGGGTGGAAAATACGGAGGAGGGTAAAAAGATATATTATCGCTCGGATAGGGGGGAAGATTCGGTAATAGTGGATGAGATTTTGATGGGGGCTGGAAGAGCGCCTAATGTGGAGGGTTTGAACCTCGAAGCGGTGGGGGTGGAATATGATAACCGTAGGGGAGTTGTGGTCAATGATTTTTTACAGACTACTAACCCGAAAATTTTTGCGGCGGGGGATATTTGTAGTAAGTTCAAATTTACCCATACGGCGGATGCTATGGCGCGGATTGTAATTAAGAATACTCTGTTTTCTCCTTTTGGGTTGGGTAAGTCGAAGTTTAGTGATTTGGTGATTCCTTGGGTTACTTTTACTGACCCTGAAATTGCCCATGTGGGTATGTCTGAGCAGGATTTACACCATAAGGGCATTGAATATAATGTTATCAAAGTTTCGTTTAATGGGGTTGACAGGGCGATCGTGGATGGGGAGGAGGAAGGTTTTGTAAAAATCATCCACTCCAAGGGTTCGGATAAAATTTTAGGGGCTACCATTGTGGCTAGTCATGCAGGGGAAATGATTTCGGAAATAACTGCGGCGATGGTTAATGGGGTGGGTTTAAATGGTTTATCGTCGGTGATTCATTCTTATCCTACCCAAGCTGATGCTATCAAAAAAGCGGCGGATGCTTATCGGCGTACTTTGTTAACTCCTACTTCTAAGAAGATTTTGGGTATTTTGACTAAATTATCATAA
- a CDS encoding protein of unknown function DUF81 (PFAM: Sulfite exporter TauE/SafE~COGs: COG0730 permease~InterPro IPR002781~KEGG: hut:Huta_0852 protein of unknown function DUF81~PFAM: protein of unknown function DUF81~SPTR: Putative uncharacterized protein) — protein MNLEYWYLFPTAIGIATIAMASGVEGATFFTPLLLIALKLPPEVAIGIGLITEVFGFSSGLFAYIRKGLIDFKLGRMLLLVSIPMALVGTWFGNIIPANVLKGILAVGLFVIATSFLKSPDQHTLELLDEDIKTTQEEKEPQTCITDKNGKTYCYTIFHRIEGYLLASIGALFLGMVSTGLGQLNGFYLLQRCRVPSPVAIATSVFIVAITALIASIGHVIQFAQAGGEELQMVFNIVMFTAPGVLIGAQLGSIVATKLSQEKLERAMGILFIFVALLIMGELII, from the coding sequence ATGAATTTAGAATACTGGTATTTGTTTCCCACTGCCATCGGCATCGCCACCATTGCCATGGCTTCGGGGGTAGAAGGAGCTACTTTTTTTACTCCTTTGCTTCTCATTGCCCTAAAATTGCCTCCCGAGGTAGCCATCGGTATCGGCTTAATTACGGAGGTTTTTGGCTTTTCCAGCGGTTTGTTTGCCTATATTCGCAAAGGCTTAATTGACTTTAAATTGGGCAGAATGCTTTTACTGGTTAGTATTCCTATGGCTTTAGTGGGAACATGGTTTGGTAATATTATTCCTGCCAATGTCCTTAAAGGAATTTTAGCAGTAGGTTTATTCGTCATTGCCACCAGTTTTTTGAAATCTCCCGATCAACATACCTTAGAATTATTGGATGAAGATATAAAAACCACCCAAGAAGAAAAAGAACCCCAAACCTGTATTACTGACAAAAATGGCAAAACGTACTGTTACACCATCTTTCACCGCATTGAGGGGTATTTATTGGCAAGTATAGGGGCTTTATTTTTGGGGATGGTATCTACTGGTTTAGGTCAATTAAACGGATTTTATCTCCTCCAAAGATGCCGTGTACCAAGCCCCGTTGCGATCGCCACTAGCGTATTTATCGTTGCCATCACCGCGCTAATCGCATCCATTGGTCATGTTATTCAATTTGCCCAAGCAGGGGGCGAGGAATTACAAATGGTGTTTAATATCGTTATGTTTACCGCTCCAGGGGTTTTAATAGGCGCTCAACTAGGCTCCATAGTTGCCACAAAATTATCTCAGGAAAAACTAGAAAGGGCTATGGGCATATTATTTATATTTGTAGCCTTATTAATTATGGGAGAATTAATTATTTAA